The following proteins are co-located in the uncultured Propionivibrio sp. genome:
- a CDS encoding DUF1841 family protein, translating into MFNPTREQVRQFFCEAWRKHVERLPLDGAEVTAADLIAEHPEYHALLLRPEEAQEKEFTPDGGQTNPFLHLSLHLAIAEQIGIDQPPGILAAYQALRQRLDVHDAEHAIMECLGEALWRAQRSGGALDGMQYLECVRRAAG; encoded by the coding sequence ATGTTCAACCCGACGCGCGAGCAGGTCCGCCAGTTCTTCTGCGAAGCGTGGCGCAAGCACGTCGAGCGGTTGCCGCTCGACGGCGCCGAAGTCACGGCGGCCGACCTGATCGCCGAGCATCCGGAATATCACGCCTTGCTCTTGCGACCGGAAGAGGCGCAGGAAAAGGAATTTACGCCCGACGGCGGGCAGACCAATCCTTTCCTGCATCTCTCGCTACATCTTGCCATCGCCGAGCAGATCGGCATCGACCAGCCGCCCGGCATCCTCGCCGCCTACCAGGCGCTGCGCCAGCGCCTCGACGTTCACGACGCCGAGCACGCGATCATGGAGTGTCTGGGCGAAGCGCTTTGGCGCGCGCAGCGCAGCGGCGGCGCGCTGGATGGCATGCAGTACCTCGAGTGCGTGAGACGCGCGGCGGGGTAG